The following DNA comes from Puniceicoccaceae bacterium.
TAAAAAGTTATTCACAATTCCTCACAATGGTAAAGGTTTTCTTGGGTTGGCGTGGTGGAGCGGGCAATTGCGTCACTCACCATGCCTTTTTGCTTGATCAACAGATGAAGGGGCACACCGCAACCAAGCCCCTGGCACCGTTGGTCCATTGCGTGCTTCCTTGTCAAACAGGCACTAAAGCATCCCACTATCGGCAAAACTGTAGTACCCACAACCCGCTCCACAACCCGTGCGCCCCACGATCACGTGATCGTGCAAATCGATGTCGAGGATCTCCGCAGCTGCACGCAGGCTGCGTGTCACTTTGATGTCAGCCGAGCTGGGACTGGGATCCCCAGAAGGGTGGTTGTGCACAAAAATTACCGCCGATGCGTTGAGTTTGATGGCTTCGCGAAAACACTCACGAGCGTGCACCAGACTCCCACTGACCGTGCCTGACGTAACCTCACGAGCCTTGATCAGGCGATTTTTGCGGTTGAGGGCAAGAACCCAGAATTTTTCAACCTCCAACGACTGCACGATGGGCTGGAAAAAGCGAAAGACACGCTCGGGAGCATCCATCAAAGTGGGTTGATCCATGTGGGCGCTCAACACGCGTTTCGCAATCTCCATGACGGTCTTCATTTGCAAGGCCTTGACCTTGCCGATGCCGTGCACCGCCGTGAAGTCCTCAACCGACCAGCGCGTCAGCGCATTCAGCGAACCCGCCTCTGCCATCAGATCGAAAGAAATCTCAAGCACATCTTTCTGTTTGCTGCCGCTGCGCAGGAGCATCGCGAGCAATTCCACATCGCTGAGTGCTTCGGCACCCAGTTGTTCGAGACGTTCCTGCGGTCGTCCCTCTTCAGCAAGCAGGCGCAGTTTCATGTTGAGGATTCCGTAGCATTCCAACGCAACGGATTGATCGGTGGAGGTTCATGGAGGAAAATCGAGAACTAAACCAAAACCGCAATTCGCTCCAAGGTCAACCTCAAAAATGCACACTTGTTCACTTCTTTTGATTCCTTACCCCAGCCGTTGATTCGCGAATTCTCGCAATTGGAGCCGAATCGCTTCGAAAAGGAGGTTGAATCCCTCGCCAATCAATTTGAGGATCAACCGATGCACCGACGACTACCCATGACGACAATTGTCGCAATCGGAGCCCTTGTGCGCGACTGTGGCCAGCCGGAGGTTTGCACTTGAATCTAGCCTATTGGAATCAGGTCAACCGCAACTACGAATCCGAGATTCTCAGTGTATGGGACCGCGAACAGACCGGTTGCATTCCACGCCTGCTGAACATAGCCTTGCAGGAAATACCGGACCGAAGTACAGCTGCCGATCTCGGGTGCGGCGTCGGAAAGTTTCTTCCACTCCTGTGCACACGATTTGAAACCGTGCATGCCTGTGATTTTGCACAATCGGGCCTGGATCGCGCACGTCAGCACTGCAATACCGGGCACTGCCACCCTCTCCGCTTCCACTGCGTTGATCTGACAACAGACCCCATGCCCTTCGATCCGGTGAAGCTGGCCCTGTGCATCAACGTATTGCTCATGCCTTCACTGGACGAACGCCTGCGGGCGTGGCGGTCGGTCTGCAACCAGGTCGATCATGGAGGATGGTTGCTTCTCGTGGTTCCCTCTCTGGAATCCATGCTGCTGGAACAACATTTGGAACGGGATTCATTGCTGCAATCGGGCCTAAGCTGTGAACAAAGTCTGCGCCACACCCTTCCCGAACACAGCAGCCTTCTCGAACTGCACCAGGGCGTTCACCGCATCGAAGGATGCCCGACCAAACACTACCTTCGAGAGGAATTGCAGGATTTGCTCACATCCCACCAACTCGAACCCATCAGGTGGGAACGTCTGCGCTACTCGGCTTCAGCAGAA
Coding sequences within:
- a CDS encoding class I SAM-dependent methyltransferase — translated: MNLAYWNQVNRNYESEILSVWDREQTGCIPRLLNIALQEIPDRSTAADLGCGVGKFLPLLCTRFETVHACDFAQSGLDRARQHCNTGHCHPLRFHCVDLTTDPMPFDPVKLALCINVLLMPSLDERLRAWRSVCNQVDHGGWLLLVVPSLESMLLEQHLERDSLLQSGLSCEQSLRHTLPEHSSLLELHQGVHRIEGCPTKHYLREELQDLLTSHQLEPIRWERLRYSASAESGDALWDWCVLSRRMEQV
- the radC gene encoding DNA repair protein RadC, giving the protein MKLRLLAEEGRPQERLEQLGAEALSDVELLAMLLRSGSKQKDVLEISFDLMAEAGSLNALTRWSVEDFTAVHGIGKVKALQMKTVMEIAKRVLSAHMDQPTLMDAPERVFRFFQPIVQSLEVEKFWVLALNRKNRLIKAREVTSGTVSGSLVHARECFREAIKLNASAVIFVHNHPSGDPSPSSADIKVTRSLRAAAEILDIDLHDHVIVGRTGCGAGCGYYSFADSGML